The Ogataea parapolymorpha DL-1 chromosome III, whole genome shotgun sequence nucleotide sequence CGAAGTGTGTCCTGAGAACGGCGACGCAGTCACCGAGGTGCTGGCCACAGAACTTGGTCCTGGCGTGCAGCCTTCCGTGGGTGGAGTCCGCGACGTGAACATAGAGTCGCTGTATGAGTACGGCAGTCGTTGTGGAGTGTGGCGCGTTCTCAGACTCTTTGAAGAGCACGGCACGAAGCTGACTATTTTCGCTGTTGGACAGGCACTGGAGAAAAATCCGCAGGTTGGGAAGGCTTTTGTTCGTGGCGGCCACGAAGTCGCGTCTCACGGCTGGAGGTGGGTCGACCGTTCTGGATGGACTGCGGAcgaggaaaaggagaaCGTCAAGCGGTGCATCCAAGCAATAGAAAAAACTACTGGGCGGCCTCCACGGGGCTGGTATTACGGGATGATCCACAGCAAAGCGGCAGAGAGGTCTCGTAGCATATTGGCGCAGACGTTTGCGGAGCTAGGACTACCGCTTCTTTGGTACGGTGATGCGTACAACGATGACCTGCCATACTGGCTGCCATATCCCGGCGGGCCCAAGCAAAACGGGCTTTTGATTATTCCCTACACCATGGACACGAACGACTACAAAAATGCAGGCTACCAGGCCTATATCACCGGAAATCAGTTTTTTGAGTACCTGCGCGACtcttttgacgagctcTACCGCGAGGGCGAGCACAGAAGCCCCAAAATGCTGAGCATTGGCCTGCACGCCCGAATTATGGGCCGTCCAGGAAGAATAGCTGGGCTGCGCAAATTTCTAGAGTATATATCAGACAAGCAGGTGTGGGTGGCCACGCGCGAGGAAATTGCGCTCCATTGGCGCAAACAGTTTCCCTACGTGTAGTCACCACACTGACGAGCTAGAAACAAGTTAAGATCAAACCCTTCATCAAGAGGAATCGGGAAGACGTCCTCAACGTAGTTTTTCGAATCGTCTAGCAGTTCCAGCGAATCGTAGACCTGGTGGACCAGAGCAGCAATATGTGCAGCAGGGTGAGTAGGGTCGAGGTCAAAAATGGTGAGCCCCAGCTGGAGAAGGTTGGAAAGCGGCGAGTTGGGAGCCGGAGGACTAGTTTGGTTCTGTGTCGGCATGCGGCAGAAAAATCTCTCGTCCACTGCTCCTCGAGCATACAGAATGCAAAGCAAGATAAATGCAAACGCGTGTGTCATCCAGTACGAATCGATGGCGCAGCGGAAACGAGACAGAAACGCATGGCTCACTTTCGGTTCTTCCCATCCAGGAGTTTCGAGAAATAAGCCAAACATATCAAGAGCTGCCTCGACACTGCGTTTCAAGGCCGCCAGCACAGCTCGTTCCTCGGTTTCCGGGACCGGCGTTCCTGCACACAGCCCTGCAAGAGGCGCACTATTCAGGCTCAGACGGTACCAGCGCATGGAGGTGAACGGTATCTCAGATAGGCTGAGCTGCGCATTGGGATAATTCGTCCATTCGGCTGCCCATTCGTCCAGAAAGAAGTTCACATATTTTAGGTCAGTGGCGTGCTTGAGAGCCAGGGTGAGCTCACACAGCCccagcagcttgtggtCGTTAGCTTCTGCGCTCGCTGTAGAGCAGAATTTCCTGGCAAGGGCCACGAGCGGAACGGGATCGATTGTCGTGGGCAGCTGCGTGGAAAGGTGAGTTTGATAGTCGAGAGAAACGAGATTGAGCATGATTCGCAAAATTCGTACGTCTTCGAGCGAGCCAGTAAACTTTGTTTGTAGGTGGCCCTCCAGATCCATGAATTTGACCCATCGGATGGTGAGTCCAATTACGTTCCACACAGAAACCTCGTTGTATCTGCTGGCGCTCTGGCTCGCTCTCAGCGGCATCCAATGAGCGTATAGCTGCAGAGActcgagctgctccagcGTGATGCGGTCTGTGCGTCCCAAAACCACTCGGGATAGTGAGAAGTCTAGCAAAGCAGCCAGATCGTGTATGTTTTGACCGGGCTGAGAAAGGCTCCGCGCTCCCACACAGCAGACAGTAAGAAAAAGCAGTGTTGACCGCTGGCGCAGATCGGCTGCGTTTGAATGTATGCTTTTTGTAAGAAGTGGTGCCATGTTGTGCATCTGTTCGAAATACAAATCAACCAAGTGTTGAGCGTCTTGCAAAGACAAAATTCCCAGCGACACAGG carries:
- a CDS encoding Chitin deacetylase 1 translates to MQNSLDYGPRDLIGYGETTPDPCWPKGAKIALSFVLNYEEGSEVCPENGDAVTEVLATELGPGVQPSVGGVRDVNIESLYEYGSRCGVWRVLRLFEEHGTKLTIFAVGQALEKNPQVGKAFVRGGHEVASHGWRWVDRSGWTADEEKENVKRCIQAIEKTTGRPPRGWYYGMIHSKAAERSRSILAQTFAELGLPLLWYGDAYNDDLPYWLPYPGGPKQNGLLIIPYTMDTNDYKNAGYQAYITGNQFFEYLRDSFDELYREGEHRSPKMLSIGLHARIMGRPGRIAGLRKFLEYISDKQVWVATREEIALHWRKQFPYV